The DNA window TCACTGTAGATAGAAGTAAGCAGCCATTGTCACCTCCAAAGGGATTAGCACCCGGAGCAATACGAGGAACACCAATTGAAAACAAATTTTTAAGCCGTGGTTGGATAATGAGAGGAAGATTGGAAGTAGTTGAGATCAAAAGATGAAGAACTTGTCTATTACCACATTCAGCAGCGCATTGTTGGAGAAATTTGCCTGAGTGATTCGTTTAGTAAGGCAACAAAGAACATCTTAACTTGAGTAAGAGCGGCAACACGTCATGGATTGTTGCCAGACATATCCTTCAGGGTGGCTAGAGTGTAGTCAAATTTAGCAAATTGGACATAGAATTCTAGATTTGAATAAGgaattgtaaaatttgtagCATTCAAATCCAAATTATACTATATTTCTGATAGTGATACTGCAAAAATAAATTCGATTTAGTaactaaattttaaatatttaaaattcaaaataatcaTAAGATTGGATACCTCTTAAACATACACTACACACCCGACacatgtaaaaaaaatacacaataaCATTAAACACCCAATATGTACATTAAACACCCAATGTTACACACATAATACATACAAGTATACACCACATACATACGAACCAGGACtgacaaatcgtgcggattgagTCGCTATCAGGTCAACCCAATatcgacccaacccaataaggtaAAACCtaacccaacccgaaatcatCATGTTCTTATCGGGTCCCAACCCAACAGATTCGTGTCAGATTCGTGCGGATTTCGTGTCATCCAAATATAGCTTGATGCTACACGATAACAACCGAAACATGATATTATACAATTAAAAATTGATATTACAGATAATAAAAGTAAAGTGAAAATtaagtatattaaaataattaattttaaatccaaataataaaagtaaagtataaatttaattaaatataattaataaagttaaaataataatttttgtaataatatttaagtatagaataatattttttttataatggaaaataattaataaaagtatTAATCATgtttttactaataaaattaaagtataatattttttttaattaatcaatataattaaaattaaagtttaatatattatttaattaataaaaataattatttttttaatggataacccaacccgacccaacccaacccaaaatTTTCGGGTTCGTATTCGGTCCTCGACCTATAAGGACCAAAATCCTAAACGTGTGTGTTCGTGTCGGGCTAACTTCGTGTGGATTCGTGTCGGATCAAAAATTTCCAGTCCTAGACCGAAGTCTTTAGGTGAACGGTGAACTGAGATCGAAGAACAAAAAGGAATGGATCTAGTCTCCAAATGTGGGACTTGAAACTCTAAATCATGGAGCAAAAGAGTTGtgaatgataaaatatttattagtgTTATTTAAATGGGATCGAGTATATTTTGAAAAGGCAGACGAAATTTCTAATCCTCATCAAATCTAAAATCAAATTGAGAAGTCCCCTTCCCTCCTTCAACATCAAAACCCTAATCCAATTTCCTCAACACCACACCCACAAATTCTCGGTTTTGCAGCCTTCGAATCAAAATCATGGCGGAAGCGACCGTAGATGTCGGCGACATCGAGAAGCTCTACGAGTACGGCGAGAGACTGAATGAAGCCAAAGATAAGTCCCAGGTTAGTCGGTGCATTTCAACTTTTCCACGGTTAGTTGTTCTGGAGGTAGAATTGGGGACATTCTCAACTTTCTCTATTTATGTTTGGATTACGCGAGCAGAATAGGAAGGATTACGAGGGGATACTTGCTGCTGCGAATGGCAGTGTGAAAGCGAAGCAGCTGTCGGCACAAATGATACCTAAGTTCTTCAAGTTTTTCCCTGAGCTCGCCGAGCAAGCTCTGGACCAGCATCTGTATTTGTGCGAGGACGAGGAGCTTGGTGTAAGTTAATTTTACGGTTTTCCGGAAGGAGCTCGCACTTGCATTTGTGGCACTTATTGGAATTCATACGAATTGGAAGGCCTTGAGTTGTATTTTTATGTCATGTTCGAGCAAACAGCATCACAATGTCGGTGCTTTATGAGTTGTATTGTATATCAAATCCTTTTGTTTTCTCTAGAGGGTTTCATGGGGGAATATCAACATGTAGTAGTTCTTCAAGTGAATTATAAGATTAAGATGCCTTTCTGTGCTAAATTTTCACCATAAAAGAGGATTTTTGGTATGGTAATTGGTATTAAAAATACTTGAGATCAGAATGGAACACCATGCATTtgatttctctctctcctttttATTTTCATGGTTGCCTTGCCACTGTCACGTTGAAACATCAATTTTTCATATGATTAATTGTATTGTGCTTTACATATATTGCACATGCTGAGTTTCATTAGGCAGATGTTATACATCCTCAAGACATTAGACACACATTTAAGAGATTTTGGGTTACACACATTTGGGTGACTCTGAGGTATTTTCTTTGTTTAATTGCTGAAGGTGCGTGTACAAGCTATTCGTGGGCTTCCTCTATTCTGCAAGGATACTCCTGAACATCTGACAAAAATTGTTGACATCCTCGCCCAACTTCTTATTGCTGGTAATTTAGGTCTTTGATGCATATTTGGCAGATTTTTTCAcctctttaatttttaattttaataaagtgtttTTGTTGGTTATGATTAGGAGATAACGTGGAGCGTGATGCAGTACACAAAGCCATTATGTCCCTGTTGCGACAGGATGTTAAGAGTAAGCCTTATAAGTCactattttgaaataaattgtACATTCAGTTCTTCCATTCTCTTTTGGCTGAATCATCTAAGCTTGATGATAGTGACATTTATAGGGAGTATTCCTTGGAAAACCTTAAATTTTGTACCTTTAACCATTAGATTGAGTGAATATTTTTCAGTTCGCTGGTATTTTGAGATTTTGTGACGTTTGGGAGCTAGTTAAAAAACGATGAAGTGAAATTGGAGCTTTATACTTAGATGTCTAACTGCACTCTGATACTTAGATGATGAAGTgaaattgtttccatttttgcGAAGGAAAGCTATATGCATAACTTTGTGGATATGTTTGTTCTTAGAGCTGCATCTTTTCCTTTTCAGATAGTCTCCCTACAGGATTTTCATATAATAGAAAAGACTTCAGTTGTATCTGAATAAATGGATTGGTGGTTTACCCTTTGCCattacaattatataaaattgcTTCTTTCTCCTGTTGCCGTCATTTCTTGAGTTAAGAAAAACTAGGATGGCGTGGAGCATCTTGGGACATGAACCATTGATAGAATCTGATGAAAATGATTAGTTTGTCTGTGGCTGAGGGCCATTATCAGAAAACTTATAGCTGCTGTGTTACAGTCTCTTATGAAGTTTAGTTTTTTAGTCAAATAGGGTTTTCCAGTGGAAAAAGCACCGGAGGAAGTTGAGCAGAACTTTGCGAGACAAGCTAGTTATTAGGTGGCAAGTGGTAGGAATCTCTTATCAAATTTCTGTAGGTGGCTCGAGATTCCTATGCTTTGCTGAAACTATGTGATGTCAGTTCTAAACACGTGTAGTCACTTATTATTCTTATATGGACCTTAAAATCATGTTTCAATGAAGATGAATTTCAAATAGTAGGACGGGTTCATGGACAAAAGAGATGATGCTGAGATGTGTTCTATGTACATAGGTTTCAGATAGGAATCATAATTCTTTTATAATTCCTTTATTCCTGGTGATTCCCAGGAATATCTCTCTGTTTGAAACTTCCTTTATGCCTTATGCATCACATCTCAGAATGTTTTGGTAATGAATTGGAAAGGATTAGGAAAATAGTTTTTAATCTGTCAGAAGGGGATATATTGTCACCGTCTTGTGAGGATTCCACTAATCTGCATTGACCTCATATTTTCCTTCATCAGCATAAGTCATTTTAAAAGTTTCCCTGGTATGCTTCATTGCTTATCTCTTTGTGCATATTTAATAAACTAGACACCTAAATCATGGCTGCATTTAGTACACTGTGCACTCACAGACTGTAAATTCTGAAACTGTTGTTGATTATGTTTGGTGCAGCATCTTTAACAGCTTTGTTTAAGCACATTGGTAGCACTGATGATCGAAGTGCAGAGGATCTCACTGCTTGTGAGAGCATACGTGAGAAGGTTCTTTGCTTTATTAGGGATAAGGTAAggtatttctaattttatgaatgaaataaattttcagcCTAAACAAGTTATGGATAAGTTGTCCTACATTATAGGAGTGTACATTTTTCAGGTGTTCTCCCTTAAAGAAGAGTTGTTGAAGCCTAAAGATGAAATGGAGAGACATATAACTAATTTGGTAAAGCAGGTATTACATTCATATCATCTGGCATCTGATCAAAATTTTTCAAATGTCATTAGTGTTGAGACCTTTTCCTTCTTCATGGTGGCTACCTCTATATCTAAAATTCCATTTATAATGCCTGATGCTTTCAGTTGAATGTAATTCTGATGTCTTCCTTTTTCAGAATATGCAAGATGTAACAGCTGCCGAATTTAAATTGTTCATTGACTTCTTGAAAAGCTTGACCTTGTTTGGAAAGGATGCTCCCGTGGAGCATGTTCAAGAACTTGTTGAGATTATTGAAGGCCAAGCTGATCTTGATGCTCAGTTTAATGTATGTTAAAACATAAATTCTGTTTTTTGTTGATTCTTATTGCCAATGATATTGGTCTATTTGGTTGAAGAGAATTAGGCCTGGAAATTTTGGATAcgagacacacacacacaaaacataaaaataaaaattaatgggTTAATTCAAGCCTtgtcgtgtcgacacgataaggaCATGGTAATTTTGTATACACACGACAAGGACATGGTAATTTCGTGTAACCCATTAtcattagtattttttattcttaGTTTACTAGTTATGGTTTATTTGTGTATTAGTTTTTAAACAGAGAGAATTTAGAATTTGTATGGCTATCATGTCGTGTTGTTGTTTGGTCATTATCAGAATGAATTAAATTGTGTTGCTATTGTGTCGTGTCCATGTCTGTGTGAGTCACTCCGTGCTAGTGCCGATGGTTTCCTTATCGTGTATTCGTGTTCGGGTTTGTCCTTATCGTGTTGTGTTGTGTTAGAGTGTCGACATGATAACGACCGACATACACAATTTGGTTGAGGAGCATGGCTTTAAATGTTGAGTACAATCATAATAAATATAGATTTAGGCACTTGTTTGTATCTGTCTATCTGATATTATAGAGCCTAGTCTAGATTTTGAGCCCCTTTGTTTTGTTATGTTTTGATGTGAATGTTTAAGTCACATCATTTAGGCACTTGTTTGTATCTGTCTATCTGATATTATAGAGCCTAGTCTAGATTTTGAGCCCCTTTGTTTTGTTATGTTTTGATGTGAATGTTTAAGTCACGTTTGTAGGTTATAGTGACCATTCCATAAAAGGTTATTTAATTacaaaagtagaaaaataagaattaaatgATAGTGTGACCCGCGGCATGGCCAtggccaccaccaccactcccTTAAAAGTTCTGACGTTTACTGCTCCTCAAGTTCATATAGTATCTCAACTTCTGTATCTAGAATACCAATCTGGTTGCTTGTCAAATTTGTTGCCACATCCCATACAAACACCTTTCTACTTCATAGTTATTATTGTCTTCATGTAAATGGTGATCCATATTATTGTAGAATTATTACTGGGAAAGTATATTCCAATAATTTATGTTACTTTTCCATGGTTGTCTGCAGGTTTCAGACAGTGATCACATTCATCGATTCATATCCTGCATACAAATGGCCCTTCCTTTTTTTATGGTACTAACAAATCTGATATTTGAAGAACTGTAGATTCTATTAGCATATGTTGTCATTAACATATATGTGATTTCAGAGGGGTGCTTCAAGTAGCAAGTTCTTCAATTATTTAACTAAGCAAATCATCCCTGTTTTTGACAAGGTAATACGCTCAAACTAAATTACTATCTACCATTCTTAAAATTGAGTCTCTCAAAATAATTAGCTAGCAGTGCCGATTTTGTCATCTTTTATGTTTCACGAGTGCATGTCCATGTCCAATCCAAATTTTCCTTGGCTTTGGAATCCCTGGTTTTTGTTTTAGATAGAACGATCCGCCCTttcttatttccatttttgcaATTTTTATTGCATTCTGGTTTATGTGCTACAAATATCATGATTGGTAAGAAGATTTCTTATTATATGAATGTCTAGCCCTTTTGTGCCATCAATTgtcattcataattttttgatGTTTGTTTCAGCTCTCTGTTTTAACATAATAATGAACTGTAGTAGTTACTTTACTAACAAGAGGGTGGTTATGAACTAGTTGCATTTCTTAGTATAttgttattttataatttcGAATTCCCGATCTCTTGTGTTTGGAATCTGATTGAGGATTTTCTTGTATCTTTTTATGTCGCTTTCAGCTTCCTGACGAAAGAAAGTTGGACTTGCTAAAGAATCTTGCTGAATGTTCATTGTATGCTAGACCACAAGAGGCAAGGCAGCTTCTTCCATCAGTAGTGCAACTTTTAAAGGTATGCTTTCTGTTTGAAGTAGGTAAGAAGATGCGTGCTCCTGTTAAGTTTTGCTATATCCTTCTCCTGTTGTTCCTTGTTGGTAGTGCTATATGGTTTTTGTCTTCTTGGCTACTGAGATGGATGCCtttatcctttttttttcctGACATGATTCTTGTATTGATTTTCGTCCTATTATCTTCACTTTTCATCCTATGGATTGGTAAACTGTAAGTGCCTGTTGTCATAGACACCATCTTCTAATAACATTGCTTATTAGCAGTCAATCCTGCTTTATAATTGACTATCAGTTTTCCGTACtgattattaaataaatttggatGGGTGTGAACTAATATTTTCATAATACGAATGTACTTGTATGTCCACCGACAGATTTTGAACTTTGGATTTGGCAACTTGATCTATGATATTTTATTCAGTGATCTTATGGATGCTCTCTTTACATGTCACAGAAATACATGGTCCGGAGAAAGATTGAAGAGATTGATTTTACAAGTATTGAGTGCTTGTTGTATGCATTTCACCATTTAGCTCACAAGGTAAGAATCATAGACTTCTTGTTCTGTCTATATATTTGATATCTTACAACCAGGTACCTTTTATATTTGGATTCTGCAGACTCCCAATACCACGAATAGTCTTTGTGGCTACAAGATTGTTACCGGACAACCTTCAGATAGGCTTGGGGAAGATTTCACAGAACAATATAAAGATTTTACTGAGAGGTAATTCATGACTAAATAATATTGCAATTCAGTACACTGTTCATGTTCATTCAAACCTGGTTTCACTGTGGAATTTCATAAAGTTGACTTGTTGTTTTGGTGAAATAGATTAACCACTACTGAGGAATTAGCCAAGGCAATGAATAAGAAGCTGACACAGGGCATGGCGGAGCATAATAAAGCAATGGCAGCTGCAAaaacagaagaagaaaaagaaacaatTGTGCGTTTTTCTAATCCACTTAAAATGTTGTAGGATTTAGCTGCGAGGATGTTATCTTTGAAGCCTTCCGTTTAGGTGGGTTAACTttgctcttttttttcttttttttttctggataTCCCACAGAAGAAACAGAAGCAGAATGCTACAGCTGGGCTTCGAACGTGCAACAATATACTAGCAATGACACAGGTGAGTAATTGTACCCAACTTGACTTGATTATAGAACTCTCTGAAATCACATGGATAAAAAGAAATACATGAGTGATATAATTTCAGAGGTAAATAATTAATCTGGGTTTAGTAGACTTGTTTTCTTCTTTCCTATACATAATCTTACGCTATACTAAAACAAAATGATGCTGTTTGGTATAGCCTTTGCATTCGAAAGCACCTTCATTTATTGGGGACCAGAAGATCAGCTTTTCATGGAAAGAAGTGACTAAAGTTGCAACGACTGCTGGTGCTGGAGGGTATAGCGAAAAAACGTTCATCTTCACTTGTGCTATACTTGATTTTGATGGTTTAAGCTAACCATTTGTCATTGCAGTCAAAAGAGATCCGCTAATGCTGGTAACGGATCTGGCATGAATGCAATGAAGAAGGCCCGAGGAGCTGGAGGTGTGCAAAACCAACTCGTTAACCGAGCTTTCAAGGGTTTGAACGAGGGGAGAGGCGGTGGAAGAGGTAGAGGAGGCTGGAGGGGGCGCGGTCGAGGGAGAGGCTATTATTAACAAGCACCACACTGTTGCATACCGTGGAAGTTTACCTAGGACATGTAGTGCTTAATTACTAGCTAGTCTTCTAGTTCTATGGCATTTGTCAGAGCTTTAATATTGTTATGAATATGATCGTGTTGACTTAATTCTTTCAAAAAAATCAGTGCCATTAGTGTGATGTAACAGAATGGCTACGACTTGATATGATGATGCAGCTATAAAGTTGAATCCTTTCTGCATACAGAAATAATGTGCTAAGTGCTAAACCTAAACTCCCTCTTTCTCGTTAGTTGAGGAAGTTTTTttcagcacgagatttaagTAAGTTGGATTTAGTAAATTAaaatgagataaaataaaataaaataagagaaggaTTAAAGTGAGAAATAACGTAAGCTTTGATAAGAGCATTCATATAGCCCGCCCTATAGTCCCATTTGTTCACCGTCCAATCTTTCCGTCCAATCTTTTTAACAATTATactatttaaatatgaaatatttgagAGTTAACACGAAATAATTTTATGTAGTACTCCCCCAGttcaattaaatatgaaacatttgatttttgacatgcgattttatgcagtgttgttttgtgagaaaaaagtagagagagtaatgTTTCCATttgaaaacgtttcattttaatGGATAGAGGGACTATATATTAATTTGAATCTAATAAAATTGcaaaatatacattaatttaagACTATAATTTGGAAAACTTAATTTGGAaaacttcattttatttaaaaagtaaataaaaagtTGAGAGAGTGCAATAAGAAATACTAAAAAAACTACAATTTCAAGGGCGGTATATTTACTAAGAAAGATTGgtgttaaaaataaaaaaatgaaaaacgcgCATCGTCTGACCTATCGTCCGGACGCcggcaatggggcggacgataggcggacgataggccaatGATGCATCCTCCTGCTCATAGTCCGCGGAGGGTCGTCTGCCCAACTGCAGTGGCGCCCAAATATGAAATACAAACCAGGATGAATGGTGTATGAGTTGGGATGAAATTGCAAAAACATATTGATCTTTTACAACAtcatctaaaataaacaaagcCAAAATATGATCAATCTTGAGTTCCTTCAACACAACTAATAAAGAAAAGGAATCAACTTGTAAGGAACCTTAGACACATACTCCGTATACCTCTCCCCAAACGCCTCCACCATCaccgcctcctccgcctccgccttcCGCCCATAATACAACACGCACACCGCCACGACCAAGACAGCACTCACCGGAGCCCTCAGCGCCGCGAAATAAGCCACAAACAGCACCATCGTGGACGCGTAAATGGGGTGCCGGACGACCCTACAAGGCCCAAACTGCACCACCGCGGTCGGCACC is part of the Salvia splendens isolate huo1 chromosome 6, SspV2, whole genome shotgun sequence genome and encodes:
- the LOC121808394 gene encoding apoptosis inhibitor 5-like protein API5, whose product is MAEATVDVGDIEKLYEYGERLNEAKDKSQNRKDYEGILAAANGSVKAKQLSAQMIPKFFKFFPELAEQALDQHLYLCEDEELGVRVQAIRGLPLFCKDTPEHLTKIVDILAQLLIAGDNVERDAVHKAIMSLLRQDVKTSLTALFKHIGSTDDRSAEDLTACESIREKVLCFIRDKVFSLKEELLKPKDEMERHITNLVKQNMQDVTAAEFKLFIDFLKSLTLFGKDAPVEHVQELVEIIEGQADLDAQFNVSDSDHIHRFISCIQMALPFFMRGASSSKFFNYLTKQIIPVFDKLPDERKLDLLKNLAECSLYARPQEARQLLPSVVQLLKKYMVRRKIEEIDFTSIECLLYAFHHLAHKTPNTTNSLCGYKIVTGQPSDRLGEDFTEQYKDFTERLTTTEELAKAMNKKLTQGMAEHNKAMAAAKTEEEKETIKKQKQNATAGLRTCNNILAMTQPLHSKAPSFIGDQKISFSWKEVTKVATTAGAGGQKRSANAGNGSGMNAMKKARGAGGVQNQLVNRAFKGLNEGRGGGRGRGGWRGRGRGRGYY